In Eupeodes corollae chromosome 3, idEupCoro1.1, whole genome shotgun sequence, a single genomic region encodes these proteins:
- the LOC129951668 gene encoding uncharacterized protein LOC129951668 codes for MFCSPVLFVAISVACVASTALALPTKIDKETVFTVTIVDDVSKFKDLPAGAKLIPLSQSRSTRDAILYTLGERKKGDAIVSQASDSLTFKTPQRVVMNFKYPSEGEVTAIITFVQILIEQSNSEGRAYVVSGGIGQRSIEMIVEASNTTLLKFTSTIYGIED; via the exons ATGTTTTGCTCACCTGTTCTATTTGTTGCTATTTCTGTGGCTTGTGTTGCTTCAACAGCACTTGCACTACCAACGAAAATTGACAAAGAGACGGTCTTCACAGTTACAATAGTCGATGATGTATCGAAATTTAAGGATCTTCCAGCAGGAGCTAAGTTAATTCCTCTTAGCCAGAGCCGAAGCACTAGAGATGCTATATTGTACACTTTAGGAGAACGCAAAAAAG GTGATGCTATAGTATCGCAGGCTTCCGACtcattaacttttaaaacaCCACAACGCGTAGTGATGAACTTTAAGTATCCATCTGAAGGCGAAGTCACAGCAATTATTACTTTTGTTCAAATTCTGATAGAACAAAGTAATAGTGAAGGTCGAGCTTATGTTGTATCTGGGGGTATAGGACAGCGGAGTATTGAAATGATTGTGGAAGCTTCTAACACCACGTTATTAAAGTTTACCTCCACAATTTATGGGATAGAAGATTAA